The proteins below are encoded in one region of Drosophila santomea strain STO CAGO 1482 chromosome 2R, Prin_Dsan_1.1, whole genome shotgun sequence:
- the LOC120446407 gene encoding uncharacterized protein LOC120446407 yields MSMRKMCCRFSANFPWTTKIDSIGKKQSSRSSCLSQEHCLWRQRNQVEIEQLAKLVGYKPEEIDGFLFNLSLRNYNNLLKPKGYGWDGCNVPLCYPYVCDRYMAIFDNRGNLRNPIHTRSLDSILSLLQDYLNGASPYDRKNSPMAYPYEQLGKHRSRIESEKVLSAGVEHSDLQSLGSSDWIFQILGSPKKSKSQEKSISHREPQAVERPELISELESESQKVKMYRKNKDFGRQAVFLNDELALAYAKSYDYAEYLMKTLGRHRFRDSYIGPVGDLRTARTRILIRDLIARKGMNISEKDLSKALKKVDLEWKGTTRADNKREMKTAREISRLYNAIVQTPSNDSIPWEIIGNVRENYPKVPKASKSPRKYLAGRPSLLFHEPFNQKKNRTGQRRNSRHSRLNSDYKLSSARIKRYLNTSMKKPIEPVEESSSIKE; encoded by the coding sequence ATGAGCATGCGGAAAATGTGTTGCCGCTTTTCAGCAAATTTTCCTTGGACCACCAAGATTGATTCGATTGGTAAAAAACAATCGTCTAGGTCCTCATGTCTTTCCCAGGAGCATTGTCTTTGGCGTCAAAGAAACCAAGTGGAAATCGAACAGTTGGCAAAGCTGGTGGGCTACAAACCCGAGGAAATCGATGGCTTTCTTTTTAATCTTAGTCTACGGAACTATAATAATCTGTTAAAGCCCAAGGGCTATGGATGGGATGGCTGTAATGTGCCCCTATGTTATCCGTATGTCTGTGATCGGTACATGGCCATATTCGATAATCGTGGCAACTTACGAAATCCCATCCATACAAGGAGCCTGGATAGTATACTTTCGTTACTGCAGGATTACTTGAATGGTGCTTCCCCTTATGATCGAAAGAACTCGCCTATGGCGTATCCTTACGAACAGCTGGGTAAACATCGTTCAAGGATCGAAAGTGAGAAAGTTTTAAGCGCAGGCGTCGAACACAGCGATTTACAAAGTCTGGGATCATCAGATTGGATCTTTCAGATCCTTGGCAGTCcaaagaaatcgaaaagcCAGGAAAAATCGATCTCCCACCGAGAACCGCAAGCAGTGGAGAGACCGGAATTAATATCCGAATTAGAATCAGAATCTCAAAAGGTGAAAATGTATAGGAAAAATAAAGACTTTGGTCGGCAGGCTGTTTTTCTTAATGATGAACTAGCCCTAGCTTATGCCAAGTCTTATGATTATGCGGAATATCTGATGAAAACGTTGGGTCGACATCGATTTAGGGACAGCTATATAGGTCCTGTGGGGGATTTAAGAACAGCACGTACTCGCATTCTTATAAGGGACTTAATCGCAAGGAAAGGAATGAATATAAGTGAAAAAGATTTAAGCAAGGCCTTAAAAAAGGTCGATCTTGAGTGGAAAGGAACGACACGCGCAGATAATAAACGTGAAATGAAAACAGCCCGGGAGATTTCCAGGCTTTACAATGCCATTGTTCAGACGCCGTCAAATGACTCTATTCCTTGGGAAATTATAGGCAATGTCAGAGAGAACTACCCAAAGGTTCCAAAAGCCTCGAAATCTCCCAGAAAATACTTGGCCGGCCGACCCTCATTGCTTTTCCACGAACCTTTTAATCAAAAAAAGAACAGGACCGGGCAACGGCGAAATTCAAGGCATTCCCGGCTAAATTCCGATTACAAACTCTCAAGTGCAAGGATTAAGCGATATTTAAACACATCCATGAAAAAACCTATAGAGCCGGTCGAAGAAAGTTCTTCAATTAAGGAGTGA
- the LOC120446406 gene encoding uncharacterized protein LOC120446406, with the protein MNNCCCRSHSDRTDPMACLPQFPRLQRVQSCRPFLEGRKAVSCCISGERRWGQRNGSMIQVLAKMVNKSSSTVCQFLHQLTLQVFARILYPLMMGWNTLKVPFVIPDICELYYGIFDECGNLRGSIPTRTLLILITMIQYFLNLPKRCGCRSQADDFRNVHSPVYCGKNAMTPFSGQGITQKGPSTRSEVWAGLKRLGYERRGDLDSYPSDESIPYGYAPHRCPCQAGDPKIQRYAQGITNPYANRTGAVRSLVCAEELESPILACDYNQRTPMAPISPKAAQFIHINQISNLYAAVVQNQHTRLLFSDGRPPKPRVRPCTENQNRSSGGFMMPEPYFNGMPWSWLHRDPQRMIRLPSGGLPLKIPRYRRQPLDEEYHSFKSRYEQISRQDSPFKESSLLPLDYYPSENRLGPRNRLQSISWEKKLLNPQNYPMKNISNYLGKIPVKQLRKIEWEQLLIKRINEAKRTKGTFDYWREMMERNKLRTLQQTIMDIPIFPAKKSGFSQSRKQSDRIIIKKSNNSLRSPRQNQKKLETEKPGVSKRANNSHRTQISPQHRVKQPYSSQGKQTLKNHLEQQVKPQVINKNKSVDKTLRLARNEIKNNQIKNQNRKSNYPDPEDYRRERARNQRQNRKTAGESVMLIKPAKSIIRKSVDTQLNEISQEDITSLKKQLEMNISDKRVRFSVPMPYRFERETPAEDPKRKTNFKSKLPERYVLPEGGDQIPKQFSKLDSQDKSATKSVVCRRSGKSPEHGFRKKRLQSDDVTELPTQSNRPTTGAQSKYYGNSKTKPNKPLGRSCKIQPKVLLSREKTKDVQTLNN; encoded by the coding sequence ATGAATAACTGCTGCTGTAGGTCGCATAGCGATCGCACGGATCCCATGGCCTGTCTTCCCCAGTTTCCACGTCTACAGCGGGTCCAAAGTTGTCGGCCATTTTTGGAGGGACGGAAGGCAGTCAGCTGTTGTATTTCGGGCGAGAGGCGTTGGGGTCAGAGAAACGGAAGTATGATCCAGGTTCTGGCCAAGATGGTGAACAAGTCGTCCAGTACGGTCTGCCAATTCCTCCACCAGTTGACACTGCAGGTCTTCGCCAGAATTCTATATCCATTGATGATGGGTTGGAATACGCTGAAGGTACCGTTTGTTATACCTGATATCTGTGAGCTATACTACGGGATATTCGACGAATGTGGTAACTTGAGGGGTTCCATTCCCACGAGGACGTTGCTCATCCTTATTACCATGATCCAGTACTTTCTAAATCTACCCAAGCGGTGTGGATGCAGAAGCCAGGCAGATGATTTCAGGAACGTTCACAGTCCCGTCTATTGTGGCAAAAATGCGATGACGCCATTCTCGGGACAGGGGATCACACAAAAAGGACCATCGACGAGAAGTGAAGTGTGGGCGGGACTTAAGCGATTGGGATACGAAAGACGTGGCGATCTAGATAGTTATCCCTCGGATGAGTCCATTCCATATGGCTATGCACCCCATCGATGTCCTTGCCAGGCCGGGGATCCCAAGATCCAAAGATACGCACAGGGAATTACGAACCCCTATGCAAATAGGACTGGGGCCGTGAGATCGTTGGTCTGCGCGGAGGAGCTGGAAAGTCCCATATTAGCTTGCGATTACAATCAGCGAACTCCAATGGCACCCATTTCACCGAAAGCAGCCCAATTTATTCACATCAATCAAATCTCGAACCTATATGCTGCAGTCGTACAAAACCAACATACAAGACTATTATTTTCCGATGGAAGGCCTCCAAAGCCACGGGTAAGACCCTGCACTGAGAACCAAAACAGATCCTCGGGGGGTTTCATGATGCCCGAACCATATTTCAATGGAATGCCATGGAGTTGGCTGCACAGAGATCCTCAAAGAATGATTCGTCTGCCAAGTGGAGGTCTTCCTTTGAAAATCCCCCGTTACAGACGTCAACCTTTGGATGAAGAGTACCACAGCTTTAAAAGTAGATATGAACAAATTAGCAGACAGGACAGCCCTTTCAAAGAAAGCAGCTTATTGCCTTTGGACTATTACCCATCTGAAAATAGACTTGGCCCACGAAATAGGTTGCAATCGATAAGCTGGGAGAAAAAACTACTGAATCCTCAAAATTATCctatgaaaaatatttccaattaTCTAGGTAAAATCCCAGTTAAGCAACTAAGAAAAATTGAGTGGGAGCAGCTCCTTATAAAAAGAATTAATGAAGCAAAGAGAACTAAGGGAACTTTCGATTACTGGAGGGAGATGATGGAAAGAAATAAGTTGAGAACACTTCAACAAACAATAATGGACATACCAATATTCCCTGCCAAAAAGAGTGGGTTTTCTCAATCAAGAAAACAGAGTGACCGCATTATAATAAAGAAAAGCAATAACTCCCTGAGATCACCAAgacaaaaccaaaagaaaTTAGAAACCGAAAAACCTGGGGTTTCAAAAAGGGCAAATAACAGTCATAGAACTCAAATATCACCTCAACATCGAGTAAAACAACCCTATAGTAgccaaggaaaacagactTTAAAAAATCACCTCGAACAACAGGTTAAGCCTCAAGTCATCAATAAGAATAAGTCTGTAGATAAGACTTTGCGTTTGgcaagaaatgaaataaaaaataaccaaattaaaaatcaaaatcgaaaatcaAATTATCCTGATCCCGAGGATTATAGAAGAGAAAGGGCTAGAAACCAAAGGCAGAATAGGAAAACTGCTGGGGAGTCTGTCATGCTAATAAAGCCGGCAAAAAGTATTATACGAAAGTCTGTGGACACTCAGTTAAATGAAATATCCCAGGAAGATATAACAAGTTTGAAGAAACAATTAGAGATGAACATAAGTGATAAAAGGGTACGATTCAGTGTTCCCATGCCTTACAGGTTTGAAAGAGAAACACCAGCAGAAGATccgaaaagaaaaaccaattTCAAAAGTAAACTACCTGAAAGGTATGTTCTTCCTGAAGGTGGCGATCAGATACCAAAGCAGTTCAGTAAGCTCGATAGTCAAGATAAAAGTGCTACAAAAAGTGTAGTTTGCCGAAGATCGGGAAAGTCACCGGAACATGGTTTCAGGAAAAAGCGATTGCAATCAGATGATGTCACAGAACTGCCCACACAAAGTAATCGACCTACGACGGGTGCCCAAAGTAAATATTATGGAAATTCCAAAACAAAACCTAACAAACCCCTCGGTAGAAGCTGTAAAATCCAGCCCAAAGTATTGTTATCCAGAGAGAAAACTAAAGACGTGCAGACACTGAATAACTGA